Proteins co-encoded in one Streptomyces sp. NBC_01283 genomic window:
- a CDS encoding HAD family hydrolase, whose translation MTSTVPALGTRTAEGSALQAVLLDMDGTLVDTEGFWWDAEVEVFAALGHTLDEAWRDVVVGGPMTRSAGFLIASTGADITVPELTVLLNDGFENRIGRALPLMPGAARLLAELAAHEVPMALVSASHRRIIDRVLDSIGSHHFTLTVAGDEVPRTKPHPDPYLLAAAGVGAEPARCAVIEDTATGVAAAEAAGCRVVAVPSVAPIAPAFGRTVVPSLEHVNLPFLQGLMAGKC comes from the coding sequence ATGACCAGTACGGTTCCCGCGCTCGGTACCCGAACGGCCGAAGGCTCCGCCCTGCAGGCGGTGCTCCTCGACATGGACGGAACACTCGTGGACACCGAGGGGTTCTGGTGGGACGCGGAGGTCGAGGTCTTCGCCGCACTCGGACATACGCTCGACGAGGCCTGGCGTGACGTGGTCGTCGGCGGCCCCATGACGCGCAGCGCCGGATTCCTCATCGCGTCCACCGGAGCCGACATCACGGTCCCCGAGCTGACCGTGCTGCTCAACGACGGCTTCGAGAACCGCATCGGCCGTGCCCTGCCGCTGATGCCGGGCGCCGCCAGGCTCCTTGCCGAGCTCGCCGCGCACGAGGTGCCGATGGCACTCGTCTCCGCGTCGCACCGGCGCATCATCGACCGCGTGCTCGACTCGATCGGATCCCACCACTTCACGCTCACCGTCGCGGGCGACGAGGTGCCCCGGACCAAGCCGCACCCGGATCCGTACCTCCTCGCGGCGGCAGGGGTTGGCGCGGAACCGGCCAGATGTGCCGTCATCGAGGACACCGCGACGGGTGTCGCGGCAGCCGAGGCCGCGGGCTGCAGAGTGGTGGCCGTGCCCTCCGTGGCACCGATCGCACCGGCCTTCGGCAGGACCGTCGTCCCGTCCCTCGAACACGTCAACCTGCCTTTCCTGCAAGGATTGATGGCCGGAAAGTGCTGA
- a CDS encoding ABC transporter substrate-binding protein: MNRKTLVLPAVVGLLAPALAACGGSGNGGGDDAITVGTTDRFSTSPEIPAPFDPAYAYDAGSWNVVRQTVQTLMAAPRGGGEPEPDAAEKCGFTDTGNERYECTLRKGLKFADGEPLTATDVKFSIERVRDIKIKDPSGSAGMVSNVDAIETEGDRTVVFHLKSPDATFPYKLATPIAGIVSSDHYAKNKLRDGFDLDGSGPYTAKQEVKGNELVKTVFSKNPNYKGVLKPKSDKIEMRTYASADAMGDALKSGDLDMMTRTMSPEQIKQLDADPGNNIELVETPGLEIRYLGFNTDATTVKAKAVRQAMAQIVDRGALASGVYGDAAEPLYSLVPATITGHTNSFFNQYGNPSPSKARTLLQKADISTPVKLTLHYTTDHYGPGTKKEFQLLQKQLNASGLFDVAIKGTDWNTFRPAEQKGAYDVYGMGWFPDFPDADNFLTPFLDKDNILGSPYANSTINDELLPDSRREADRLTASKSIKKIQDIVAEDVPVLPLWQGKQYIAARDDITGVEWALNSSSNLQLWELGRGVSG, from the coding sequence ATGAACCGTAAGACTTTGGTGCTGCCGGCCGTCGTGGGTCTGCTCGCTCCCGCGCTGGCGGCATGCGGCGGGTCGGGCAACGGTGGGGGAGACGACGCGATCACCGTCGGCACCACGGACCGGTTCTCCACCTCACCCGAGATCCCGGCCCCCTTCGATCCGGCGTACGCCTATGACGCGGGCTCCTGGAACGTCGTGCGCCAGACGGTGCAGACGCTGATGGCCGCCCCGCGCGGCGGTGGAGAGCCGGAGCCCGACGCCGCCGAGAAGTGCGGCTTCACCGACACCGGCAACGAGCGCTACGAGTGCACGCTGCGCAAGGGCCTGAAGTTCGCCGACGGCGAGCCGCTGACCGCCACCGATGTGAAGTTCTCCATCGAGCGGGTGCGGGACATCAAGATCAAGGACCCCAGCGGCTCCGCCGGCATGGTGTCCAACGTCGACGCGATCGAGACAGAGGGCGACCGGACGGTCGTCTTCCACCTCAAGAGCCCCGACGCGACGTTCCCGTACAAGCTGGCCACGCCCATCGCGGGCATCGTCAGTTCGGACCACTACGCCAAGAACAAGCTGCGTGACGGGTTCGACCTGGACGGCTCGGGCCCCTACACCGCCAAGCAAGAGGTCAAGGGCAACGAGCTCGTCAAGACGGTGTTCTCCAAGAACCCCAACTACAAGGGCGTGCTGAAGCCCAAGAGCGACAAGATCGAGATGCGCACCTACGCGTCCGCCGACGCCATGGGCGACGCCCTCAAGAGCGGCGACCTCGACATGATGACGCGCACCATGTCGCCCGAGCAGATCAAGCAGCTCGACGCGGACCCGGGCAACAACATCGAGCTGGTCGAGACGCCCGGCCTGGAGATCCGCTACCTCGGCTTCAACACGGACGCCACCACCGTCAAGGCCAAGGCGGTCCGCCAGGCCATGGCCCAGATCGTCGACCGCGGCGCCCTCGCGTCCGGCGTCTACGGCGACGCGGCCGAGCCGCTCTACTCCCTGGTGCCGGCCACGATCACGGGCCACACCAACTCGTTCTTCAACCAGTACGGCAACCCGAGCCCGTCCAAGGCCCGCACCCTGCTGCAGAAGGCCGACATCAGCACTCCGGTGAAGCTCACCCTGCACTACACGACGGACCACTACGGCCCGGGCACCAAGAAGGAGTTCCAGCTCCTGCAGAAGCAGCTCAACGCGAGTGGCCTGTTCGACGTGGCGATCAAGGGCACGGACTGGAACACCTTCCGCCCCGCCGAGCAGAAGGGCGCGTACGACGTCTACGGTATGGGCTGGTTCCCCGACTTCCCCGACGCCGACAACTTCCTCACGCCGTTCCTCGACAAGGACAACATCCTCGGCTCGCCGTACGCGAACAGCACCATCAACGACGAGCTGCTGCCGGACTCGCGCCGCGAGGCGGACCGGCTCACGGCCTCCAAGAGCATCAAGAAGATCCAGGACATCGTCGCCGAGGACGTGCCGGTGCTTCCCCTCTGGCAGGGCAAGCAGTACATCGCGGCCCGGGACGACATCACCGGCGTCGAGTGGGCCCTCAACTCCTCCTCGAACCTCCAGCTGTGGGAGCTCGGCCGCGGTGTGAGCGGCTGA
- a CDS encoding ABC transporter substrate-binding protein yields MNLRNQWLALPLTGGLAAALLTGCGTETGGAGEGGDSVVMGMSDDILATDPASGYDPGSWLLFNNVFQSLMSFPNGATEPEPEAAKECGFTDTETKVFECTLRDGLKFSNGNALTSKDVKYSFDRVMKINDANGPALMFPMLDRVETPNAKKVVFKLKYADATFPSKIASGAGSIVDHTSYDMNSLRGGDEATGSGPYKLDSFNDDQAVFSVNPDYKGTAKVKNKGVTLKFFHDDQKGLKQALLDNKVDIAYRGLAASDIADIEADTSDASQNIDVVEGTSAEVQHLVFNMKDPVAGKLGVRKAMAYLLDRDALVKDVYRDTATPLYSIVPAGIGGHTTAFFDTYGARPQRSKAAAALRAEGLNGKVKLTLWSTPSRYGPSTDQELKAIAKQLNASGLFDADVKSVKFSQYERDIKSGKYGVYVKGWVPDYPDPDNFTQPFFGKGNVLGNNYRNSDITGKIIPGTAAEADRTKTDDDYSKLQDTVADELPILPVWQAKQYAVIRDDVYGVESCLDASTVFRFWELSKA; encoded by the coding sequence GTGAATTTGCGTAACCAGTGGCTGGCCCTTCCCCTCACGGGAGGGCTGGCCGCGGCTCTGCTGACCGGCTGCGGCACGGAAACGGGTGGAGCGGGGGAAGGCGGCGACTCGGTGGTGATGGGGATGTCGGACGACATCCTGGCCACCGACCCGGCATCCGGCTACGACCCCGGGTCGTGGCTCCTGTTCAACAACGTCTTCCAGTCCCTGATGAGCTTCCCGAACGGGGCCACGGAGCCGGAGCCCGAGGCCGCCAAGGAATGCGGCTTCACCGACACGGAGACCAAGGTCTTCGAATGCACCCTGCGGGACGGGCTGAAGTTCAGCAACGGCAACGCGCTCACCTCGAAGGACGTCAAGTACTCCTTCGACCGCGTGATGAAGATCAATGACGCGAACGGCCCAGCGCTCATGTTCCCGATGCTCGACCGCGTCGAGACGCCGAACGCCAAAAAGGTCGTCTTCAAGCTCAAGTACGCCGACGCGACCTTCCCCAGCAAGATCGCGTCCGGCGCCGGCTCCATCGTCGACCACACGTCGTACGACATGAACAGCCTGCGCGGCGGTGACGAGGCCACCGGCTCGGGCCCGTACAAGCTCGACTCCTTCAACGACGACCAGGCGGTCTTCTCGGTCAACCCCGACTACAAGGGCACCGCCAAGGTGAAGAACAAGGGCGTCACCCTCAAGTTCTTCCACGACGACCAGAAGGGCCTGAAGCAGGCACTCCTGGACAACAAGGTCGACATCGCGTACCGAGGCCTCGCCGCCTCCGACATCGCGGACATCGAGGCCGACACCTCCGACGCGAGCCAGAACATCGACGTCGTCGAGGGCACCAGCGCCGAGGTGCAGCACCTGGTCTTCAACATGAAGGACCCGGTCGCGGGCAAGCTGGGCGTCCGCAAGGCCATGGCATACCTGCTCGACCGCGACGCCCTGGTCAAGGACGTCTACCGGGACACGGCGACGCCGCTGTACTCGATCGTCCCGGCCGGGATCGGCGGTCACACCACCGCCTTCTTCGACACCTACGGCGCCCGCCCGCAGCGCTCCAAGGCCGCCGCCGCCCTGCGCGCGGAAGGCCTGAACGGCAAGGTCAAGCTCACGCTCTGGTCCACGCCCTCGCGCTACGGGCCCTCGACCGACCAGGAGCTGAAGGCGATCGCCAAGCAGCTCAACGCGAGCGGTCTCTTCGACGCCGACGTGAAGTCGGTCAAGTTCAGCCAGTACGAGCGGGACATCAAGTCCGGCAAGTACGGCGTGTACGTCAAGGGCTGGGTGCCGGACTACCCGGACCCGGACAACTTCACCCAGCCGTTCTTCGGCAAGGGCAACGTCCTGGGCAACAACTACCGGAACAGCGACATCACCGGGAAGATCATCCCCGGCACCGCCGCCGAGGCCGACCGCACCAAGACCGACGACGACTACTCCAAGCTCCAGGACACCGTCGCCGACGAGCTGCCGATCCTGCCGGTCTGGCAGGCCAAGCAGTACGCGGTGATACGCGACGACGTGTACGGCGTGGAGTCGTGCCTCGACGCGTCGACGGTGTTCCGCTTCTGGGAGCTCAGCAAGGCCTGA
- a CDS encoding response regulator transcription factor produces the protein MAIRVLLVDDQPLLRTGFRMILEAEQDVAVVGEAGDGLQALDQVRALQPDVVLMDIRMPRMDGVEATRQITGPGRDGPAKVLVLTTFDLDEYVVEALRAGASGFLLKDAPANELVQAIRVVASGEAMLAPSITRRLLDKYAGHLPSGDEPVPDTLHTLTEREVEVLKLVARGLSNAEIAADLFVSETTVKTHVGHVLTKLGLRDRVQAAVYAYESGLVRPGAQ, from the coding sequence GTGGCGATCCGTGTCCTACTGGTCGACGACCAGCCACTGCTGCGCACCGGGTTCCGGATGATTCTGGAGGCCGAGCAGGATGTCGCGGTCGTCGGCGAGGCCGGGGACGGCCTGCAGGCTCTCGACCAGGTGCGGGCGCTGCAGCCCGACGTGGTCCTGATGGACATCCGCATGCCGCGGATGGACGGCGTCGAGGCGACCCGCCAGATCACCGGGCCCGGCCGGGACGGGCCGGCGAAGGTCCTGGTCCTGACCACCTTCGACCTCGACGAGTACGTGGTGGAGGCACTGCGCGCGGGTGCCAGCGGCTTCCTCCTGAAGGACGCCCCGGCGAACGAGCTGGTGCAGGCGATCCGGGTGGTCGCGTCGGGCGAGGCGATGCTCGCGCCGAGCATCACCCGCAGGCTCCTCGACAAGTACGCCGGTCATCTTCCCTCGGGCGACGAGCCGGTGCCGGACACCTTGCACACGCTCACCGAGCGGGAGGTCGAGGTCCTCAAGCTGGTGGCGCGCGGTCTGTCGAACGCGGAGATCGCTGCGGACCTGTTCGTGAGCGAGACGACGGTCAAGACGCATGTGGGCCATGTGCTCACGAAGCTGGGCCTCCGCGACCGGGTGCAGGCGGCCGTGTACGCGTACGAGAGCGGTCTGGTGCGGCCCGGCGCCCAGTAG
- a CDS encoding RecB family exonuclease: METSTDGGVTAVRPASLSPSRASDFMQCPLLYRFRVIDKLPEKPSEAATRGTLVHAVLERLFDAPAGERTAPRAKSLIPGQWDRLREARPELTELFADDEQGERLARWLGDAEKLVERWFTLEDPTRLEPAERELFVQAELDSGLKLRGIIDRVDVAPSGEVRIVDYKTGKAPRPEYADGPLFQMKFYALVVWRLKGVVPRRLQLVYLGSGDVITYDPRTEDLEQVERKLHALWEAITLATETGDWRPRPTKLCGWCDHQAVCPEFGGTPPPYPLAVRVPESGEDAQGRMAPG, from the coding sequence ATGGAAACCAGCACCGACGGTGGCGTGACGGCCGTGCGTCCTGCGTCCCTGTCGCCCTCGCGCGCCAGCGACTTCATGCAGTGTCCGCTGCTCTACCGGTTCCGGGTGATCGACAAGCTGCCGGAGAAGCCGAGCGAGGCGGCGACCCGCGGCACGCTGGTGCACGCCGTCCTGGAGCGGCTCTTCGACGCGCCCGCGGGTGAGCGGACGGCGCCGCGCGCGAAGTCCCTGATCCCGGGTCAGTGGGACCGGCTGCGCGAGGCCAGGCCGGAGCTGACGGAGCTGTTCGCCGACGACGAGCAGGGTGAGCGGCTCGCGCGCTGGCTGGGGGACGCGGAGAAGCTCGTCGAGCGCTGGTTCACCCTGGAGGACCCCACCCGTCTGGAGCCCGCCGAGCGCGAGCTGTTCGTGCAGGCGGAGCTGGACTCGGGCCTGAAGCTGCGCGGCATCATCGACCGGGTGGACGTGGCGCCGTCGGGCGAGGTGCGGATCGTCGACTACAAGACGGGCAAGGCCCCGCGTCCCGAGTACGCGGACGGCCCGCTCTTCCAGATGAAGTTCTACGCCCTGGTGGTGTGGCGCCTGAAGGGCGTGGTCCCGCGCCGCCTCCAGCTCGTCTATCTGGGCAGCGGCGACGTCATCACGTACGACCCCAGGACCGAGGATCTGGAGCAGGTCGAGCGGAAGCTGCACGCGCTGTGGGAGGCGATCACGCTGGCCACCGAGACGGGTGACTGGCGGCCCAGGCCGACGAAGCTCTGCGGCTGGTGCGACCACCAGGCCGTATGTCCTGAATTCGGCGGGACTCCCCCGCCGTACCCCCTTGCGGTGAGGGTGCCCGAGTCCGGGGAGGACGCGCAGGGCAGAATGGCCCCGGGCTAG
- a CDS encoding site-2 protease family protein, with protein sequence MDESGGSGRPRSDGTDGRRPAAAEGAAAGSEAPEKADGAHGAADTDRAADTNGADETARPRPREETIRQAPGEEQRPAAEPPRPADRLTKTPHDTPGKAPQDTHPEYAHASHGPAPKATPPKNKKGPGGGLLMGRPFGVPVYVAPSWFLVAALITWVFGGQLDRVLPELGAARYLVALFFAVAFYASVLVHELAHTVVALRYKLPVRRIQLQFFGGVSEIEKESETPGREFVLAFVGPLLSLVLAGVFYGGMRAVEPGTVPGVLLAGLMISNLIVAAFNLLPGLPLDGGRMLRAVVWKITGKPMSGTIAAAWVGRALAISVLIGLPLLNQSGALGGETQDIGGMDTVTDALLAAILAAIIWTGAGNSLRMARLREHLPELRARALTRRAVPVESATPLSEALRRANDAGARALVVVDADGDPMSVVREAAIVGVPEHRRPWVTVSGLAQDITEGMRISAELAGEELLDTLRATPATEYLVVEASGEIYGVLSAADVERAFVKAMARPS encoded by the coding sequence GTGGACGAGAGCGGCGGGAGCGGCAGGCCGCGATCCGACGGCACGGACGGTCGGCGACCGGCTGCCGCAGAAGGTGCCGCAGCAGGCTCCGAGGCCCCTGAAAAGGCCGACGGCGCCCACGGCGCCGCCGACACCGACCGCGCTGCCGATACGAACGGAGCCGACGAAACCGCCCGGCCCCGGCCGCGTGAAGAGACGATCCGGCAGGCGCCCGGGGAAGAGCAGCGGCCCGCGGCCGAACCCCCGCGGCCCGCCGACCGCCTCACCAAGACCCCGCACGACACGCCCGGGAAGGCACCGCAGGACACCCATCCCGAGTACGCGCACGCCAGCCACGGCCCCGCCCCCAAGGCCACCCCTCCCAAGAACAAGAAGGGCCCCGGGGGAGGCCTGCTGATGGGGCGCCCCTTCGGCGTGCCCGTCTACGTGGCGCCGAGCTGGTTCCTCGTCGCCGCCCTCATCACCTGGGTCTTCGGCGGCCAGCTCGACCGCGTCCTGCCCGAACTCGGCGCCGCCCGCTACCTCGTCGCGCTCTTCTTCGCCGTCGCCTTCTACGCCTCCGTGCTCGTCCACGAGCTGGCGCACACCGTCGTCGCCCTGCGCTACAAGCTGCCGGTGCGCCGCATCCAGCTGCAGTTCTTCGGCGGCGTCTCCGAGATCGAGAAGGAGTCCGAGACACCCGGACGCGAGTTCGTCCTCGCGTTCGTGGGCCCGCTGCTCTCCCTCGTCCTCGCGGGCGTCTTCTACGGGGGCATGCGCGCCGTCGAGCCCGGCACCGTGCCCGGCGTCCTGCTCGCGGGCCTGATGATCTCGAACCTGATCGTCGCCGCCTTCAACCTCCTGCCCGGCCTGCCCCTGGACGGCGGCCGCATGCTCCGCGCGGTCGTCTGGAAGATCACCGGCAAGCCCATGAGCGGCACCATCGCCGCCGCCTGGGTCGGCCGCGCGCTCGCCATCTCCGTCCTCATCGGCCTGCCCCTGCTCAACCAGTCCGGCGCGCTCGGCGGCGAGACCCAGGACATCGGCGGCATGGACACCGTCACCGACGCCCTGCTCGCCGCGATCCTCGCCGCGATCATCTGGACCGGCGCCGGGAACAGCCTCCGCATGGCCCGCCTGCGCGAGCACCTGCCCGAGCTCCGCGCCCGCGCCCTGACCCGCCGCGCCGTCCCCGTCGAGTCGGCCACCCCGCTCTCCGAGGCGCTGCGCCGCGCCAACGACGCCGGGGCCCGCGCCCTCGTCGTGGTCGACGCCGACGGCGACCCGATGTCGGTGGTCCGCGAGGCGGCCATCGTCGGCGTGCCCGAACACCGCCGCCCCTGGGTCACCGTCAGCGGCCTCGCCCAGGACATCACCGAGGGCATGCGGATCTCCGCCGAGCTCGCCGGCGAGGAGCTCCTCGACACCCTCCGGGCGACACCCGCCACCGAGTACCTCGTGGTCGAGGCGTCGGGGGAGATCTACGGAGTGCTGTCCGCCGCCGACGTGGAGCGCGCCTTCGTCAAGGCGATGGCCCGCCCCAGCTGA
- a CDS encoding tRNA (adenine-N1)-methyltransferase, whose amino-acid sequence MSEPTGAARRRGPFKVGDQVQLTDPKGRHYTFTLEAGKNFHTHKGSFPHDELIGAPEGSVVRTTGNVAYLALRPLLPDYVLSMPRGAAVVYPKDAGQILAFADIFPGARVVEAGVGSGSLSSFLLRAIGDEGMLHSYERREDFAEIAQQNVERYFGAPHPAWQLTVGDLQDNLSDTDVDRVILDMLAPWECLDVVSKALVPGGILCCYVATTTQLARTVESIREIGGFNEPTAWESMIRNWHVEGLAVRPDHRMIGHTGFLLTARRLADGVEPPMRRRRPSKGAYGDDYTGPNADGGTPRAES is encoded by the coding sequence ATGTCCGAACCGACCGGTGCCGCCCGCCGACGCGGGCCCTTCAAGGTCGGGGACCAGGTTCAGCTGACCGACCCCAAGGGCCGCCACTACACGTTCACGCTCGAGGCCGGGAAGAACTTCCACACCCACAAGGGTTCCTTCCCCCACGACGAGCTGATCGGTGCTCCCGAGGGCAGCGTTGTCCGCACCACGGGAAACGTCGCCTACCTCGCGCTGCGCCCCCTGCTCCCCGACTATGTCCTGTCCATGCCCCGCGGCGCCGCCGTGGTCTACCCCAAGGACGCGGGGCAGATCCTGGCCTTCGCGGACATCTTCCCCGGCGCCCGCGTCGTCGAGGCGGGTGTGGGCTCCGGCTCGCTCAGCAGCTTCCTCCTGCGCGCCATCGGCGACGAGGGAATGCTGCACTCGTACGAGCGCCGCGAGGACTTCGCCGAGATCGCCCAGCAGAACGTGGAGCGCTACTTCGGCGCCCCGCACCCTGCCTGGCAGCTCACCGTCGGAGACCTCCAGGACAACCTGAGCGACACCGACGTCGACCGCGTCATCCTCGACATGCTCGCCCCCTGGGAGTGCCTGGACGTCGTCTCCAAGGCGCTCGTCCCCGGCGGCATCCTCTGCTGCTACGTGGCGACCACCACCCAGCTCGCCAGGACCGTCGAGTCCATCCGCGAGATCGGCGGCTTCAACGAGCCGACCGCCTGGGAATCGATGATCCGCAACTGGCACGTCGAGGGCCTCGCCGTCCGCCCGGACCACCGCATGATCGGCCACACCGGCTTCCTGCTCACCGCCCGCCGCCTCGCGGACGGCGTCGAGCCGCCCATGCGCCGCCGCCGCCCCTCCAAGGGCGCCTACGGCGACGACTACACCGGCCCGAACGCCGACGGCGGCACCCCTCGCGCGGAGAGCTGA
- a CDS encoding ferredoxin: MTVGDEAGNGSESRDPLEVWIDQDLCTGDGICAQYAPEVFELDIDGLAYVKSGEDELLQAPGATTPVPLPLLRDVVDSAKECPGDCIHVRRVSDRVEVYGPDAA; encoded by the coding sequence ATGACCGTGGGAGACGAGGCCGGTAACGGCTCCGAGAGCCGTGATCCGCTGGAGGTCTGGATCGACCAGGACCTCTGCACTGGCGACGGCATCTGTGCGCAGTACGCGCCTGAGGTCTTCGAGCTGGACATCGACGGGCTCGCCTATGTGAAGAGCGGCGAGGACGAGCTGCTGCAGGCTCCGGGCGCCACAACGCCCGTTCCGTTGCCGCTTCTGCGTGACGTGGTCGATTCGGCCAAGGAGTGCCCGGGTGACTGCATTCATGTGCGCCGCGTTTCGGACAGGGTCGAGGTGTACGGTCCGGACGCCGCCTGA
- the arc gene encoding proteasome ATPase: MAAHDDDINRGIRPGRGSEDPAGQVAYLEQEIAVLRRKLADSPRHTRILEERIVELQTNLAGVSAQNERLANTLREARDQIVALKEEVDRLAQPPAGFGVFLVANEDGTADIFTGGRKLRVNVSPSVELEELRRGQEVMLNEALNVVEAMEYESVGDIVTLKEILEDGERALVVGHTDEERVVRLAEPLLDVTIRPGDALLLEPRSGYVYEVVPKSEVEELVLEEVPDIGYEQIGGLGNQIELIRDAVELPYLYPDLFREHELRPPKGVLLYGPPGCGKTLIAKAVANSLAKKVAEVTGQASGKSYFLNIKGPELLNKYVGETERHIRLVFQRAREKASEGTPVIVFFDEMESLFRTRGSGVSSDVENTIVPQLLAEIDGVEGLENVIVIGASNREDMIDPAILRPGRLDVKIKIERPDAQAAKDIFAKYLTERLPLHADDLAEHSADRRTTVDGMIQSVVEQMYAESEENRFLEVTYANGDKEVLYFKDFNSGAMIENIVGRAKKMAIKAFLDANQKGIRVAHLLQACIDEFKENEDLPNTTNPDDWARISGKKGERIVYIRTLVTGKQGADTGRSIDTVANTGQYL, from the coding sequence GTGGCAGCCCACGACGACGACATCAACCGCGGCATCCGGCCGGGGCGAGGGTCTGAGGACCCCGCCGGTCAGGTTGCCTATCTCGAGCAGGAAATCGCCGTCCTGCGACGCAAGCTCGCCGACTCTCCGCGTCATACGAGGATTCTCGAAGAGCGGATCGTCGAGCTGCAGACAAACCTGGCCGGCGTGTCCGCACAGAACGAGCGGCTCGCCAACACGCTCCGTGAGGCCCGCGACCAGATCGTGGCCCTCAAGGAGGAAGTCGACCGGCTCGCGCAGCCGCCGGCCGGCTTCGGAGTCTTCCTCGTGGCGAACGAGGACGGCACGGCGGACATCTTCACCGGGGGCCGCAAGCTCCGGGTGAACGTCAGCCCGAGCGTGGAGCTCGAAGAGCTCAGGCGCGGCCAGGAAGTAATGCTCAACGAAGCGCTCAACGTGGTCGAGGCCATGGAGTACGAGAGCGTGGGAGACATCGTCACCCTCAAGGAGATCCTCGAGGACGGCGAGCGCGCCCTGGTGGTCGGGCACACCGACGAAGAAAGGGTGGTGCGGCTCGCCGAACCACTCCTCGACGTCACGATCCGCCCCGGCGACGCACTCCTGCTCGAACCGCGCTCCGGCTACGTCTACGAAGTGGTTCCCAAGAGCGAGGTCGAAGAGCTCGTCCTGGAAGAGGTCCCGGACATCGGCTACGAGCAGATCGGCGGTCTGGGCAACCAGATCGAGCTGATCCGCGACGCGGTCGAGCTGCCCTACCTCTACCCGGACCTCTTCAGGGAGCACGAACTGCGGCCGCCCAAGGGCGTCCTGCTGTACGGGCCCCCCGGCTGCGGCAAGACGCTGATCGCGAAGGCCGTCGCCAACTCCCTTGCCAAGAAGGTCGCGGAGGTGACCGGACAGGCATCGGGGAAGAGCTACTTCCTCAACATCAAGGGACCCGAACTCCTCAACAAGTACGTCGGCGAGACCGAGCGTCACATCCGCCTGGTCTTCCAGCGTGCGAGGGAGAAGGCGAGCGAGGGCACCCCTGTCATCGTCTTCTTCGACGAGATGGAATCCCTCTTCCGCACCCGCGGATCCGGAGTCAGCTCGGACGTGGAGAACACCATCGTCCCCCAGCTGCTCGCCGAGATCGACGGCGTGGAAGGCCTGGAGAACGTCATCGTCATCGGTGCCTCCAACCGTGAGGACATGATCGACCCCGCGATCCTGCGGCCCGGACGACTCGACGTGAAGATCAAGATCGAGCGCCCGGACGCCCAGGCGGCGAAGGACATCTTCGCCAAGTACCTCACCGAGCGGCTCCCGCTGCACGCGGACGACCTCGCCGAACACAGCGCCGACCGGCGCACCACCGTGGACGGCATGATCCAGTCCGTCGTGGAGCAGATGTACGCGGAGTCCGAGGAGAACCGCTTCCTCGAGGTGACGTACGCCAACGGCGACAAGGAAGTCCTGTACTTCAAGGACTTCAACTCCGGCGCCATGATCGAGAACATCGTCGGACGCGCCAAGAAGATGGCCATCAAGGCCTTCCTCGACGCCAACCAGAAGGGCATCAGGGTCGCCCACCTCCTGCAGGCTTGCATCGACGAGTTCAAGGAGAACGAGGACCTGCCCAACACCACCAACCCGGACGACTGGGCCCGCATCTCCGGCAAGAAGGGCGAACGGATCGTGTACATCCGTACGCTCGTCACCGGAAAGCAGGGCGCGGACACCGGACGCTCCATCGACACGGTGGCCAACACCGGTCAGTACCTGTAG